DNA sequence from the Oceanipulchritudo coccoides genome:
CGACAGGAGTGTGATCAGGATCAGATAATAGAGAAACCAGAGATGGGTCTGAACAAAAAGGCCTTTGGGAAATTGGCCGAATGAGGCAAACCCGCCCATCAGGGCCTTCCATACATCAACTTCTCCGCGCATGCTCGCACCACCCATTATCCAGCCGGATATGATAAGCGGCCAGAGTATCCACCAACCAACCACAAACGGAATACCAAGGCGAACTGCCCGGCTTCGCAGGAAAGTCCCTACCCCTTTCCGGTGGAAGGCCATCCGGCCGAAGAATCCCGCAATCAGGAAGAACAGGGGCATCCGGAAAGAATGACTGACAAGTACGAAAGCCAGAATCGACTGACTCGCGGATATATCCATTACCGCCCAGCCGATCGGGACTGGCACGAAGGATAGGCAAGCATGGAAAACCACGCCCAGCAGGAGCGCAAACGCGCGCACCGCGTCGAGGTCATGAATTCGGTCATTAGTACTCATCAGAAATTCTCCTTTTGCATTGGTTTATCTCTTCCGGCAAAGACTCAGTCTTTATAGAAGCCGACAGAATCGATCTCGAAGACAAAGCCGCCCGCCTGCATCCCGGAGGCGACAAGGTTAATGCTTGTTATTGTCTGTAGATTCAGGGCTGTGGGTTCCGACCACACCCGTTTCAGACTCTTGAAAGGGATCCGGACCACCTGGAATTCCTTGGAACGGGTGATAGTTTTGGCATGGAAGTCGAAATTCTGGATTTCCGAACTTGCCGCAAGCACGTTGAGAGTGCCCTTCAGCAGGCGTATCCGCATTTCGATACCCTCGTAGCCGCTCAAATCCTGCGGCTGCCCTTGCGGACCAAGCAACATCACGAAGCTGACAAATCCGGGTTGGCCACGAGCCGGCTCTATTGTGCCTTCCATGCGCATGACGCCGTCCTGATAGACTTGTGTCGCTGTCGAGTTTCCCCCGAGTTCCGCATCAGTGATGACAAATCTTGGTGTCTCAACCGATGTGCTCCCGGCATCCTCGAAGGCATCCAAGATTGGCGGAAAGTCCGTGGCACCCACGGTGCCTGCCATGGCGATGGATCCCAGCAAAAGCAGATTGCGGAGCGCGTTAATGGTTTTTGTGATTACGATACTTTTCTTCATTTTGTATATTTCTGTTAAGGTTCACTAATCAAGTGCCCCTAAAACGCCCGTCGGTTACAAAAATTCCCGAATTATTTTTTGGGACCCAACCGCGTGCGCACGCCCTTGGCATACAAATAGACCGGAACCAGTGTCATCAGGGTCACAGTCACGAAGAAAATCAGCATCAGGGTATCCCCGTGTGGGTTTGCAAAAAAGGCCTCCGCAACTGCGTCATTAGCATGCTCAGCCAATGCGATTGGGCCCATTGCAAAATCGCGGGCGAGGACAAACCCTCCCCCAAGGGCGGATTTCCACCCCATTGCCGAAAGTGAGCCGATGGCATGCTGGCCGATCGCCATTGCCCCAACGGAAAGGTAGCCAAAAGCCACCGACCCCAGAGAGAGGAGCCCTACCCCGACCGCTCCCAGCGTGAATACACCAACAGAAACTGCTCCCACGCTGACAAGCCCGCACGAGAAAGCTCCCCACGCGAATAAAATCCCAATTGCCCGGTCGCCCCCTGCGATCCAACCCACAACCGGCTTGGAACCGGGCTCAGGGCCAGCAAAGCGAATATGAACAAACGGAATTCCGAGTAGCTCAAAATGGCTCCTGTAGGTTCCCGCCTTGGAGTCGACCGAATCCCTTGGATCCGCGAAGGCCTCGGGATTCTCCCGACGTTCCCTTCCCCGGAGGTTCCGGGCATGGGTTAATAACGATTTCAGCAATAGCGGCCATGACAGGGCAAAGCCCAAAACCACGACCTGGCTCAAAACCGCAAGGCCGACTGAGTGTTCCGTCCAGCGGGCGGCCGCAAACCGCAATCCAAGAACGGCTAGTATCAGCACGACAAAGCTCCCGAATAGCAGGGCCGCCGTCCACACCGTGGCCCGGCGTTCGTTTTGCGTGCGTGATTGATCCAATCCCGCGCGGACGCTGAAAACCGCGGAAATGGCTCCGGAAAACATGGCCAGCAAGCCAGCGAGGCTCGCCGTCTTGGCCGTGGCGGAGACATGGGTAGCAGCGGCACCCAGCCCAATCGTGACCGCCGCCTTCGCCGGCGGCGAGAGGGTCGCGATCGCCGCAATCACACCTGCCGTAAAAACCGGTCCCGGGGTGCTCCGTTCCAGCGCGCCCTCGACGAATTGGAGAAGCTTTTGCTTCAGGAGCGCCCGGCCGCGAGTAAGACGCTGCTTTACGGCTGACTCGGTGAGATCCAATGAGGCCGCGACTGCCTTTACGGAATGCTCCTCGCGATAATACAGGACCAGCGGCTCACGGTAACGCTCGGGAACGCTTTGCAAGGCTTTCCAGAGCAACTGCTGCTCCTCCTTTTCCATCGCCTCACCGGCCGCACAATTTTCCCCCGAAGCCAGGTTGGGAATCGTTTCCTCCCCCTCAGAAAGGGCTACAGGATCCCGTTCAGCGGAACGCCATGTCCGCCGGATGCGGTTTCTCACAATCCCACTGAGCCAGGAGCGCAACTTTTCCGGCTCCCTCAGCTTGCCCAATTGCTGCCATGCCGTGACAAACGCGTCTTGGGCAATGTCCTCGCTTTTGGACAAATCGCCCGTCGCCGAAAAGGCCAGCGAGCACAGCAACCGCTGATAACGCTCTACGATGCGTGCAAACGACTCCCGGTCGCCCTCAAGGCAACCGGCAACCAGTTCCGCATCACTTTGTTCCTGAACTACCGCCATCGAATTCCGTGTTTTTTCATTCATACAGGAATAAGTGCCTGCTGCGCCAGCATCGGTTACATTTAATTTTTCATGAAGGGAGAAGATGCTCCATCCTTGGTCTGACTAATCAATGCTCAACCATCCTCGAACGCATCCTTCATAAGCGGACCAAAGAGGATCGCATTCAGCAGGAGCTTCTCCGTGCCCCGCCAATAGGAACGGAATACCGGCTTCATTCCAAACAGGACAACAGCACCTCTACCCTGCGGCTCAACCACAACTGCCGCCGCCCCGGCCATCAGGGAAAGGTTTTCCCCTGAGGCATAGCCGGCCAACAGGGGCTGCTCGGCGAAAACCAAGGGTGTCTGGTACGGACTGCTCGAGGGAGCGAGAATAAAGTCCTCGTCAACAAAGACCGGAAGGCTCATGGCATTGAGCCCGTAGGCAATCGGATGGGAAAGATCAACGACTGTATCGAAGATGGCACCGCGAATCCGCGTCAGGGCCTTGTCGTCCGACGCTGCCTCAAAGGGCCTTCTCTCGGGGGCAGGGACCGGGATTGGGGTTGCTGCGACGGAAGCAGCAGCCAGGTCTGTGGGATCTGTAGGCTCCGTGGAGACAGTCCTCTCTGGAGGTTCGGTAACCCCGAGAAGGGACAGCTCAACCAATTGGTTTTCAATGGACCATTTGGCACTCTTCCCGAGAAAGACAAGACTCCCGCCTCTCGCGACCCACCCTTTCAACTTGTCGCACAATTCGGCGGAGAATTCGACTGTGTCGGCCCCGGGAACCACGAGTACGGTGTATTCATCGAGATTCAGTTTATCCAACTGTCTGGCCTTCACCAATGTCACCGGATAATCATGCAACACGTCGAGCAGATGCCAGACCTCGCCCGTTTGCGTCGAGCTGAAGACGCCACCACTGGCGAGGAGGATCTTCGGCTTTTTGACCGTGACCAGTTGGTTGCTTCCAAGGTCAATGCCCTCCTCGGTGAGGAAGGTCCAAACTGCCCGGACACGTGTTGCGTGGTCTTCCATTGAAGCGGATAAAATTTCATGGATCTGCGCAGCTTTTTCAAACTGACCGGCGAGCGAAACGAACAATGTCCCATACCCGAATTTTTCCGCTGCCATGGTGAACGGCTCCTTTGCCACCATCACCTGGACATCCTCTTCCAGAAGATCAAACAGGAGGCGCGGCGCGTTCAAGGAGGCCCAGTCGATCAGATAGCCGAGATCACTCTCAGGCAGGGTTCGCGGTGGAGGCGGATCCGCAAGTTTAGGGGCTTTGCCCACTTGCTCCCATTCCAGATTGTAGGCAAGCGGAAGCGTCCACGCCGTGATGTCGTAAAAGATGTTCTCGTCAAATTCCGTCTGCTGCTCGATGAGGGCTTGCAGGTAACGGTACTGCGGTTGCTCCGCCGGAATAAACCATAGGTTTCCGTCACCCGTGCGGGAGACCTCAATATCATGCCCTTGCAAAACTTCCGCAAAGAGCTGGGCGCGGTCCGGATCTCCGGGAGACGAGAAGGTAAAGCCCGCACCGTCAGCGTTGCGACCCTCTTCGAGGCTGTCCTCGAAAAAGTCACGCATGTAGGCGAGTAGATCTGCCCTTTGCTCGCGCGCCGCCTCAAGGACAGCGAGGGAAATCGTGACCTGATTCTGCACCGTGAAGGCAAATGAGATATCGCCCGTTTTGCTTTTCTGCAAAAGTCCGCGCGAACTGGCCTGCTCAAAGAGAAAACCGACTGCCCCCTTCAAGTCGGAGATCGTGGAGGCCTTGCCCATGTAAAAGTCATCGAAGCGCTCCTTGGAAAAGTATAGGGAACCCGCTTCATCAAGCGCTTGGGCAAAGTAATGGGAAATCCTCTCCGTAAGGGCGACGTTTTCAGGCGTGATGAGGGGATGTGTCCGTTCCGGCACACCCGGCTGGAAGAAGTAAGTCGAAGCCGTCCCCATTTCATGAAAATCAAACAAGAGATTGGGCAACCAATGGTGATATAGCTGCAAACGGGCAACGGATTCGGGTTGCGTGAGGAGCATCCAATCCCGGTTCAAGTCGAAAAAGTAATAGTTGCCACGACCACCCGGCCAATCCTCGACGTGCTCGCGCGTGTTTGGGTCCGGATTCGGGTTTTTACCAACATTGTTGCGGGACCAGTTGGCAAAACGGTCGAGGCCGTCCGGATTCAGGCAAGGATCGAGCAGAATTACCGTCTTGTCCAGGAACTCCTCGAATTCAGGCCCGGTCCCAGCGGCAAGATGATAGGCAATCAGCAGCGCCGCGTTCGCTCCACTTGGCTCGTTGCCATGGATGCTGTAGTACATGCCGACCACAAGCGGCAGCTCCTCAAGGTTCAAATTCCCCGATCGACGCGGATCCGCAAGCTGGAGGTGTT
Encoded proteins:
- a CDS encoding CIA30 family protein; this encodes MKKSIVITKTINALRNLLLLGSIAMAGTVGATDFPPILDAFEDAGSTSVETPRFVITDAELGGNSTATQVYQDGVMRMEGTIEPARGQPGFVSFVMLLGPQGQPQDLSGYEGIEMRIRLLKGTLNVLAASSEIQNFDFHAKTITRSKEFQVVRIPFKSLKRVWSEPTALNLQTITSINLVASGMQAGGFVFEIDSVGFYKD
- a CDS encoding RNA polymerase sigma factor yields the protein MNEKTRNSMAVVQEQSDAELVAGCLEGDRESFARIVERYQRLLCSLAFSATGDLSKSEDIAQDAFVTAWQQLGKLREPEKLRSWLSGIVRNRIRRTWRSAERDPVALSEGEETIPNLASGENCAAGEAMEKEEQQLLWKALQSVPERYREPLVLYYREEHSVKAVAASLDLTESAVKQRLTRGRALLKQKLLQFVEGALERSTPGPVFTAGVIAAIATLSPPAKAAVTIGLGAAATHVSATAKTASLAGLLAMFSGAISAVFSVRAGLDQSRTQNERRATVWTAALLFGSFVVLILAVLGLRFAAARWTEHSVGLAVLSQVVVLGFALSWPLLLKSLLTHARNLRGRERRENPEAFADPRDSVDSKAGTYRSHFELLGIPFVHIRFAGPEPGSKPVVGWIAGGDRAIGILFAWGAFSCGLVSVGAVSVGVFTLGAVGVGLLSLGSVAFGYLSVGAMAIGQHAIGSLSAMGWKSALGGGFVLARDFAMGPIALAEHANDAVAEAFFANPHGDTLMLIFFVTVTLMTLVPVYLYAKGVRTRLGPKK
- a CDS encoding M14 family metallopeptidase, which encodes MKTDSNSFVKSLQSCLCCRLATVIIFLVLFPLAPDAAGDSLVAGGNFLPQEMAYASSITKSETYLGYEIGNRLLTHGELIGYLRLLAAESDRIQLVETGKTHGGRPLITLIISSPENLANLESLREQHLQLADPRRSGNLNLEELPLVVGMYYSIHGNEPSGANAALLIAYHLAAGTGPEFEEFLDKTVILLDPCLNPDGLDRFANWSRNNVGKNPNPDPNTREHVEDWPGGRGNYYFFDLNRDWMLLTQPESVARLQLYHHWLPNLLFDFHEMGTASTYFFQPGVPERTHPLITPENVALTERISHYFAQALDEAGSLYFSKERFDDFYMGKASTISDLKGAVGFLFEQASSRGLLQKSKTGDISFAFTVQNQVTISLAVLEAAREQRADLLAYMRDFFEDSLEEGRNADGAGFTFSSPGDPDRAQLFAEVLQGHDIEVSRTGDGNLWFIPAEQPQYRYLQALIEQQTEFDENIFYDITAWTLPLAYNLEWEQVGKAPKLADPPPPRTLPESDLGYLIDWASLNAPRLLFDLLEEDVQVMVAKEPFTMAAEKFGYGTLFVSLAGQFEKAAQIHEILSASMEDHATRVRAVWTFLTEEGIDLGSNQLVTVKKPKILLASGGVFSSTQTGEVWHLLDVLHDYPVTLVKARQLDKLNLDEYTVLVVPGADTVEFSAELCDKLKGWVARGGSLVFLGKSAKWSIENQLVELSLLGVTEPPERTVSTEPTDPTDLAAASVAATPIPVPAPERRPFEAASDDKALTRIRGAIFDTVVDLSHPIAYGLNAMSLPVFVDEDFILAPSSSPYQTPLVFAEQPLLAGYASGENLSLMAGAAAVVVEPQGRGAVVLFGMKPVFRSYWRGTEKLLLNAILFGPLMKDAFEDG